A genomic region of Halomonas aestuarii contains the following coding sequences:
- the putA gene encoding bifunctional proline dehydrogenase/L-glutamate gamma-semialdehyde dehydrogenase PutA, with amino-acid sequence MLNANTMLAGETWQQELDTLFARISDHYVVDEDAFVRELVDLLSADEADVQRTAHQAAELVREVREMDTAVDSIDELLQQFSLDTHEGLMLMCLAEAMLRIPDKATADALIEDKLGPSDWKSYLGQSESWFVNASTWGLLMTGRVINMDKPREGKPAHFINKLVNRLGEPVIRRAMYEAMKIMGKQFVLGRDIKEALKRSRPLFDKGYTYSYDMLGEAARTRADASRYFDAYADAIRRVGTTSKALPAKTPPPSISIKLSALHPRYEFGRRDQVLEELVGTVRELATLAREHHVAITIDAEEVDRLELSLEVFRAVYESRTCQGWGHFGLVVQAYSTRAMPVLHYLNRLADLQGDEIPMRLVKGAYWDTEIKESQQIGADGYPVYTRKASTDVAYLVCARFLLSENTRGRIFPQFATHNAHTISTILDLANAADRPFEFQRLHGMGEALYDVALKRAPKGTYCRIYAPVGAHKDLLPYLVRRLLENGANSSFVHQLVDPRVPVESLCVHPVETLKPFATYANSRIPLPRDIYGPTRRNSRGVNLNISSQYRPLIDEMATFMDREYHTRPLLAFDVAEDASECHDVLCPFDRQARVGSVQWTTKDQAAKAVDAAWAAFPRWDATPVAERAAIISRLADLMEENLAELMTLCSREGGKLLTDGVDEIREAVDFCRYYAVRAEECFASPTRLPGPTGESNDLMMGGKGVFAAISPWNFPIAIFCGQVVAAAVSGNTVLAKPAEQTSLAAHRIIELLQEAGMPRDVVQLLPGDGPTVGSVLTGDPRITGVVFTGGTDTAQIINRALAAREGAPLPTLIAETGGMNAMIVDSTALPEQVVADVIQSAFQSAGQRCSALRVLYVQEEVADRVIEILKGAMDELHVGDPRHLGTDVGPVIDEEARQGLTAHIDRLKAEGRLLAETRLDPAHTANGTFVAPVAFEIDGVEALEREQFGPVLHIVRYKASEIDKVVDAINGRGYGLTFGVHSRNQSFANEIARKVRAGNVYINRNIIGAVVGVQPFGGQGLSGTGPKAGGPHYLLRFATEKTVTENTAALGGNASLLTLGAEEG; translated from the coding sequence ATGTTAAACGCCAACACCATGCTGGCCGGCGAGACCTGGCAGCAGGAACTCGACACCCTCTTCGCACGCATCAGTGATCACTATGTGGTCGACGAAGATGCCTTTGTTCGCGAACTGGTCGACCTCCTGTCGGCCGATGAGGCGGATGTCCAGCGCACCGCCCACCAGGCGGCGGAGCTGGTGCGAGAGGTCCGCGAGATGGACACCGCCGTGGACTCCATCGACGAGCTGCTCCAGCAGTTCAGCCTGGATACCCACGAGGGCCTGATGCTGATGTGCCTCGCCGAGGCGATGCTGCGCATCCCCGACAAGGCCACCGCCGACGCCCTGATCGAGGACAAGCTGGGACCGTCGGACTGGAAGTCGTACCTCGGCCAGAGCGAGTCCTGGTTCGTCAACGCGTCCACCTGGGGCCTGCTGATGACCGGTCGCGTCATCAACATGGACAAGCCCAGGGAGGGCAAGCCCGCCCACTTCATCAACAAGCTGGTCAATCGCCTGGGTGAGCCGGTGATCCGGCGCGCCATGTATGAAGCGATGAAGATCATGGGCAAGCAGTTCGTGCTCGGCCGCGACATCAAGGAGGCGCTCAAGCGCTCCAGGCCGCTGTTCGACAAGGGCTACACCTACTCCTACGACATGCTCGGCGAAGCTGCCCGCACCCGGGCCGATGCCTCGCGGTATTTCGACGCCTATGCCGATGCCATCAGGCGCGTGGGCACGACCAGCAAGGCCCTGCCGGCGAAGACGCCGCCGCCCTCGATCTCCATCAAGCTCTCGGCGCTCCACCCGCGCTACGAGTTCGGTCGGCGCGACCAGGTGCTGGAGGAACTGGTCGGCACGGTCCGCGAACTGGCCACCCTCGCCCGCGAGCACCACGTGGCGATCACCATCGATGCCGAGGAGGTCGATCGCCTGGAGCTGTCGCTGGAGGTCTTCCGGGCCGTCTACGAGAGCCGGACCTGCCAGGGCTGGGGCCACTTCGGCCTGGTCGTGCAAGCCTACTCCACGCGCGCCATGCCGGTGTTGCACTACCTCAACCGCCTGGCCGACCTGCAGGGCGACGAGATCCCCATGCGCCTGGTCAAGGGCGCCTACTGGGACACCGAGATCAAGGAATCCCAGCAGATCGGCGCCGACGGCTATCCCGTCTATACCCGCAAGGCCAGCACCGACGTCGCCTACCTGGTGTGCGCCCGCTTCCTGCTGTCGGAGAACACCCGTGGGCGGATCTTCCCGCAGTTCGCGACCCACAACGCGCATACCATCAGCACCATCCTGGACCTTGCCAATGCGGCCGACCGTCCCTTCGAGTTCCAGCGCCTGCACGGCATGGGCGAGGCCCTCTACGACGTGGCGCTCAAGCGAGCTCCGAAGGGCACCTACTGCCGCATCTATGCGCCGGTGGGTGCCCACAAGGACCTGCTGCCCTACCTGGTGCGCCGCCTGCTCGAGAACGGGGCCAATTCCTCCTTCGTGCACCAGCTGGTGGATCCGCGCGTGCCGGTGGAGTCGCTGTGCGTCCACCCGGTGGAGACGCTGAAACCCTTCGCGACCTACGCCAACAGCAGGATTCCGTTGCCCAGGGACATCTACGGCCCGACGCGCCGGAACTCCAGGGGCGTCAACCTGAACATCAGCAGCCAGTACCGGCCGCTCATCGATGAGATGGCGACCTTCATGGACAGGGAGTACCACACCCGGCCGCTGCTGGCCTTCGATGTCGCTGAAGACGCGAGTGAATGCCACGACGTGCTCTGCCCCTTCGACCGCCAGGCCAGGGTAGGCAGCGTGCAGTGGACCACCAAGGATCAGGCCGCCAAGGCCGTGGACGCCGCCTGGGCCGCCTTCCCTCGCTGGGACGCCACGCCGGTGGCCGAGCGCGCCGCCATCATCAGCCGCCTGGCCGACCTGATGGAGGAAAACCTCGCCGAGCTGATGACGTTGTGCTCGCGGGAGGGCGGCAAGCTGTTGACCGACGGCGTCGACGAGATCCGCGAGGCGGTGGACTTCTGCCGCTATTACGCCGTACGGGCCGAGGAGTGCTTCGCCAGTCCCACCCGTCTGCCGGGGCCCACCGGTGAGTCCAACGACCTGATGATGGGCGGCAAGGGGGTATTCGCGGCGATCAGCCCATGGAACTTCCCGATCGCGATCTTCTGCGGTCAGGTGGTGGCCGCCGCCGTCTCGGGCAACACGGTGCTGGCCAAGCCCGCCGAGCAGACCTCGCTGGCCGCCCACCGCATCATCGAGCTGCTGCAGGAAGCCGGCATGCCGCGTGACGTGGTGCAGCTGCTCCCCGGCGACGGTCCCACCGTGGGCAGCGTGCTGACCGGCGACCCGCGCATCACCGGCGTGGTCTTCACCGGCGGCACCGATACCGCCCAGATCATCAATCGTGCCCTGGCGGCCCGCGAAGGCGCCCCCCTGCCGACGCTGATCGCCGAGACCGGTGGCATGAACGCCATGATCGTCGACTCCACCGCCCTGCCCGAACAGGTCGTGGCCGACGTCATCCAGTCGGCCTTCCAGAGTGCCGGCCAGCGCTGCTCCGCTCTGCGCGTTCTCTACGTACAGGAGGAGGTGGCCGACCGGGTCATCGAGATCCTCAAGGGCGCCATGGACGAGCTGCACGTGGGCGACCCGCGCCACCTGGGCACCGACGTGGGCCCGGTGATCGACGAGGAGGCCCGCCAGGGACTCACCGCGCACATCGACAGGCTGAAGGCCGAGGGGCGCCTGCTGGCCGAGACGCGACTCGATCCCGCCCACACCGCCAACGGCACCTTCGTCGCGCCGGTCGCGTTCGAGATCGATGGCGTCGAGGCCCTGGAGCGCGAACAGTTCGGCCCCGTGCTGCACATCGTGCGCTACAAAGCCAGCGAGATCGACAAGGTGGTCGACGCCATCAATGGCCGGGGCTATGGCCTGACCTTCGGCGTGCACAGCCGGAATCAGTCCTTCGCCAACGAGATCGCGAGGAAGGTCCGTGCCGGGAACGTATACATCAACCGCAACATCATCGGTGCAGTGGTGGGCGTACAGCCCTTTGGCGGCCAGGGGCTCTCGGGTACCGGGCCCAAGGCCGGCGGTCCGCACTACCTGCTGCGCTTCGCCACCGAGAAGACCGTGACGGAGAACACCGCCGCCCTGGGGGGCAATGCATCGCTGTTGACCCTGGGGGCCGAAGAGGGGTGA
- a CDS encoding YqcC family protein, protein MTVHDELGTALRELEATMKAASLWRMERPEPGAFDSVQPFCIDTMSLPQWLRFVFIVRLEALVEARAPMPATCDVAPAVEAWLTQEGARASDRLLLCRVVEEIDRLVTEN, encoded by the coding sequence ATGACCGTTCACGACGAACTCGGCACCGCCCTGCGCGAGCTCGAGGCCACCATGAAGGCCGCCAGCCTGTGGCGCATGGAGCGCCCCGAGCCGGGCGCCTTCGACAGCGTCCAGCCATTCTGCATCGACACCATGAGCCTGCCCCAGTGGCTGCGCTTCGTCTTCATCGTGCGCCTGGAGGCGCTGGTCGAGGCGCGCGCGCCGATGCCGGCGACGTGCGACGTGGCGCCGGCGGTGGAGGCCTGGCTGACGCAGGAGGGCGCACGCGCCAGCGACCGGCTGCTGTTGTGTCGCGTGGTCGAGGAGATCGACCGCCTGGTCACCGAGAATTGA
- a CDS encoding OmpW/AlkL family protein has protein sequence MRKNALPTLLAAGLAAAAFTSSTQAFAYGAGDFFTRVGVAKVEPKSDNGKLTDDDLKIDVEDDSAFAFTLGYRFTDKIGMELLAAEPFDHGFSIADGAVTGSTDHLPPTLTLQYYPLGGTDARVQPYAGVGVNYTTFSDEEISLNQSLELDDSWGAAGQLGVDLLIDDNWALNAAAWYLDIDTDASLDGTDIGTVEIDPVVVMAGLSFRF, from the coding sequence ATGCGCAAGAACGCCCTTCCCACCCTGCTGGCCGCCGGCCTTGCCGCCGCCGCCTTCACCTCCAGCACCCAGGCCTTCGCCTACGGCGCCGGGGACTTCTTCACCCGCGTGGGCGTGGCCAAGGTCGAGCCCAAGAGTGACAACGGCAAACTCACTGACGACGATCTGAAAATCGACGTCGAGGACGATAGCGCCTTCGCCTTTACCCTGGGCTATCGCTTCACCGACAAGATCGGCATGGAGCTGCTGGCCGCCGAGCCCTTCGACCACGGTTTCAGCATCGCCGACGGGGCTGTTACCGGCTCCACCGATCACCTGCCGCCGACCCTGACCCTGCAGTACTACCCGCTGGGCGGCACCGACGCCCGCGTGCAGCCCTATGCCGGCGTGGGCGTCAACTACACCACGTTCTCCGACGAAGAAATCAGCCTTAATCAGAGCCTCGAGCTGGATGACTCCTGGGGCGCCGCCGGCCAGCTCGGCGTCGACCTGCTGATCGACGACAACTGGGCGCTCAACGCCGCCGCCTGGTACCTGGACATCGATACCGACGCGAGCCTGGACGGAACTGATATCGGCACGGTCGAGATCGACCCGGTGGTGGTGATGGCGGGCCTCAGCTTCCGCTTCTGA
- a CDS encoding DUF3549 family protein: MQPINSLHDFFQRSGAVVRLYHLGRRVEPCALETLAAFEAGDLAWPAPWQGTARLAMVFRLGDMQDPLIWFLALPLDEQGHLDPAPRDAFVQRLLETLGRSVQGLGRAEGDQIDNLMKDNPLAFSPSLPFQAVLHARASRDAGLPASEHLEPAEAYLTGQQAIDWRALGLQGLADLVVRMDAATSRALAARLDALPGEVLVSLCYCLEHVDIDAELARALRRRGEAAGAEGDIETFCACVRAMGGASTDEAGAWFDVLLDDPDACGPDLLAAMAGRGWHHLEDAERLPRFLTRLAETPGADFTAVARDLALIPRLRLPVLMTLREAEADSAIGRRLAGLSR, from the coding sequence ATGCAACCGATCAACAGCCTTCATGATTTCTTCCAGCGCAGCGGTGCCGTGGTGAGGCTCTATCACCTGGGACGGCGGGTCGAGCCCTGCGCGCTGGAGACCCTGGCCGCCTTCGAGGCCGGCGACCTGGCCTGGCCGGCCCCCTGGCAGGGAACGGCACGCCTGGCCATGGTCTTCCGCCTGGGCGACATGCAGGATCCGCTCATCTGGTTCCTGGCCCTGCCGCTGGACGAGCAGGGTCACCTGGACCCGGCCCCCCGGGACGCCTTCGTGCAGCGCCTGCTGGAGACCCTGGGCCGCAGCGTGCAGGGCCTGGGCCGTGCCGAGGGCGACCAGATCGACAACCTGATGAAGGACAACCCGCTGGCCTTCAGCCCCTCACTGCCCTTCCAGGCCGTGCTGCATGCCCGCGCCAGCCGGGACGCCGGTCTGCCGGCCAGCGAGCACCTGGAGCCGGCCGAGGCCTATCTGACCGGCCAGCAGGCGATCGACTGGCGCGCCCTGGGGCTGCAGGGACTGGCCGATCTGGTCGTGCGCATGGACGCGGCCACGAGCCGGGCGCTGGCCGCCCGTCTCGACGCCCTGCCCGGCGAGGTCCTCGTCTCCCTGTGCTACTGTCTGGAGCATGTCGACATCGACGCCGAGCTGGCACGGGCACTGCGCCGGCGCGGTGAGGCCGCGGGCGCCGAAGGCGACATCGAGACCTTCTGCGCCTGCGTGCGGGCGATGGGCGGGGCCTCGACCGATGAAGCGGGCGCCTGGTTCGACGTGCTGCTCGACGACCCAGACGCCTGCGGCCCCGACCTGCTGGCGGCCATGGCCGGGCGTGGCTGGCACCACCTGGAGGACGCCGAGCGCCTGCCCCGCTTCCTCACGCGCCTGGCCGAGACCCCCGGGGCCGACTTCACGGCCGTGGCCCGCGACCTGGCGCTGATTCCGCGGCTGCGTCTGCCGGTGCTGATGACGCTGCGCGAGGCCGAGGCGGACTCCGCCATTGGCCGGCGCCTGGCAGGCCTGTCACGCTGA
- a CDS encoding gamma-glutamylcyclotransferase family protein yields the protein MPYYFAYGSNMNPTRVAARIGRTRRALAGVLHDHVLCFDKASRVAGIAHANVAASAGDRVEGALFELEHPGQIRDMDPFEGYPEEYDRHRLPVATCEGAIEAWVYIAAPGMTAGALRPAREYLEHLLAGEPFLTPDYHARLAEVDAVTGLDEPTLAALGLSRHTPR from the coding sequence ATGCCCTACTACTTCGCCTATGGCAGCAACATGAACCCCACCCGGGTGGCCGCGCGGATCGGCCGTACCCGCCGGGCTCTGGCCGGCGTGCTGCACGACCATGTCCTTTGCTTCGACAAGGCCTCGCGCGTGGCGGGCATCGCCCATGCCAACGTGGCGGCGTCGGCCGGCGATCGGGTGGAGGGGGCGCTGTTCGAGCTCGAGCATCCCGGCCAGATCCGCGACATGGATCCCTTCGAGGGCTATCCCGAGGAGTACGACCGTCATCGCCTGCCGGTCGCGACGTGCGAGGGGGCGATCGAGGCCTGGGTCTATATCGCCGCGCCGGGCATGACGGCCGGTGCGCTGCGCCCGGCCCGGGAGTACCTGGAGCACCTGCTGGCCGGGGAACCCTTCCTGACGCCCGATTACCATGCTCGCCTGGCCGAGGTGGACGCGGTGACCGGGCTCGACGAGCCGACCCTGGCGGCGCTCGGCCTCTCGCGGCACACGCCGCGCTGA
- the putP gene encoding sodium/proline symporter PutP, translated as MAIGVWISLFGYFALMIAIGIYAMRRSTSSSEDYVLGGRNLSPKVAALSAGASDMSGWLLLGLPGALFVSGLGSAWIGIGLLVGAFFNWTLVAPRLREQTVHYNNAITIPSFLANRFPTQALSLRTVSAIVIVIFFAVYTASGLVAGGKLFESAFAGIFNFGGLSDYAVGIVITLGVVLAYTVVGGFLAVSMTDFVQGCIMMLALVIMPAVVLFGEGGGGFSQASQTLNEVDPNLLTWTQGLTFIGWLSAVTWGLGYFGQPHIIVRFMAIRTLKDVPVARTIGMSWMAISLIGAISLGIFGRAYAVRNGMNVEDPETIFIILADLLFHPLITGFLFAALLAAVMSTISSQLLVSASSLTEDFYRLFLRKEASEKESVTVGRACVVLVGAVAAVIAADPNSQVLALVSNAWAGFGAAFGPLIILSLMWPRTNGAGAIAGMVVGATTVMIWISLGWNASFMGGPGVYEIIPGFIAAWIAIMVGSLATADAGEYQHIHR; from the coding sequence ATGGCTATTGGTGTCTGGATAAGTCTTTTTGGGTACTTTGCGCTGATGATCGCCATCGGCATCTATGCGATGCGACGGTCGACGTCATCCTCCGAAGACTACGTGCTCGGTGGCCGCAACCTCAGTCCCAAGGTGGCGGCCCTGTCGGCCGGCGCCTCGGACATGAGCGGCTGGTTGCTGCTCGGCTTGCCCGGGGCGCTGTTTGTCTCCGGCCTGGGGTCGGCCTGGATCGGCATCGGCCTGCTGGTGGGGGCGTTCTTCAACTGGACGCTGGTCGCGCCGCGACTGCGTGAGCAGACCGTACACTACAACAACGCTATTACCATTCCGTCCTTCCTGGCCAACCGGTTCCCGACCCAGGCGCTCTCCCTGCGCACGGTGTCCGCGATCGTCATCGTGATCTTCTTCGCGGTCTATACCGCCTCGGGGCTGGTGGCTGGCGGCAAGCTGTTTGAAAGTGCCTTTGCCGGCATCTTCAATTTCGGTGGCCTGAGTGACTACGCCGTCGGCATCGTCATCACCCTGGGCGTGGTGCTGGCCTATACGGTGGTGGGCGGCTTCCTGGCCGTGAGCATGACGGACTTCGTGCAGGGCTGCATCATGATGCTGGCGCTGGTCATCATGCCGGCGGTAGTGCTGTTCGGTGAAGGGGGCGGCGGCTTCTCCCAGGCGTCACAGACCCTGAACGAAGTCGACCCGAACCTGCTGACATGGACTCAGGGGCTGACCTTCATCGGCTGGCTGTCGGCCGTCACCTGGGGCCTCGGCTATTTCGGTCAGCCGCACATCATCGTGCGCTTCATGGCCATTCGTACCCTGAAGGACGTCCCTGTCGCCCGCACCATCGGCATGTCCTGGATGGCCATTTCCCTGATCGGCGCCATCTCACTGGGCATCTTCGGGCGTGCCTATGCCGTGCGCAACGGCATGAACGTCGAGGACCCGGAGACCATCTTCATCATCCTGGCGGACCTGCTGTTCCACCCGCTGATCACCGGCTTCCTCTTTGCCGCCCTGCTGGCTGCCGTCATGAGCACCATCTCCAGTCAGCTCCTGGTATCCGCCTCTTCCCTGACGGAAGATTTCTACCGCCTGTTCCTGCGTAAGGAGGCGAGCGAGAAGGAAAGTGTCACCGTCGGCCGGGCCTGCGTGGTCCTCGTCGGTGCGGTGGCAGCGGTCATTGCCGCGGATCCGAACTCCCAGGTTCTGGCGCTGGTCAGTAACGCCTGGGCGGGCTTCGGTGCGGCCTTTGGCCCTCTGATCATTCTGTCGCTGATGTGGCCGCGCACCAACGGCGCCGGTGCCATCGCGGGCATGGTGGTCGGTGCCACTACCGTCATGATCTGGATCTCTCTGGGCTGGAACGCATCGTTCATGGGTGGCCCGGGCGTCTACGAGATCATTCCCGGCTTCATTGCCGCCTGGATCGCCATCATGGTGGGCAGTCTCGCCACCGCCGATGCCGGCGAGTATCAGCACATCCATCGCTGA
- the putP gene encoding sodium/proline symporter PutP, giving the protein MAIGVWISLFAYFALMIAIGFYAMRKSTSTSEDYMLGGRQLSPQVAALSAGASDMSGWLLLGLPGAMFVSGLGSAWIGIGLLVGAFFNWTLVAPRLREQTLHYNDAITIPEFLGNRFPTQAIPLRTVSAIVIVVFFAVYTASGLVAGGKLFESAFAGIFNFGGLSDYSAGVIITLGVVLAYTVVGGFLAVSMTDFVQGCIMMLALIVMPAVVLFGEGGGGFSQASQTLREVDPTLLSWTEGLTIVGWLSAVTWGLGYFGQPHIIVRFMAIRSQKDVPIARNIGMSWMLISLIGAVSLGIFGRAYAVRNGMNVEDPETIFIILADLLFHPLVTGFLFAALLAAIMSTISSQLLVSSSSLTEDFYRLFLRKEAKEKEIVAVGRLCVVAVGLVAIVIASDPNSKVLGLVSNAWAGFGAAFGPLIILSLMWPRTNGAGALAGMVVGAVTVMLWISLGWNASFMGGPGVYEIIPGFIAAFIAILVVSSVTADAGEYQQITR; this is encoded by the coding sequence ATGGCTATTGGTGTCTGGATAAGTCTTTTTGCATACTTTGCGCTCATGATAGCCATCGGCTTTTATGCGATGCGCAAATCCACGTCCACGTCCGAGGATTACATGCTGGGTGGCCGACAACTCAGTCCACAGGTGGCGGCCCTGTCGGCCGGGGCCTCGGACATGAGCGGCTGGTTGCTGCTGGGGTTGCCCGGGGCGATGTTCGTCTCCGGCCTGGGATCTGCCTGGATCGGCATCGGCCTGCTGGTGGGGGCGTTCTTCAACTGGACGCTGGTCGCCCCCCGCCTTCGCGAGCAGACGCTTCACTATAATGATGCGATCACCATCCCGGAATTCCTGGGAAACCGCTTCCCGACCCAGGCCATCCCGCTGAGGACGGTATCCGCGATTGTCATCGTGGTCTTCTTCGCGGTTTACACGGCGTCGGGCCTGGTGGCAGGCGGCAAGCTGTTCGAGAGCGCCTTCGCCGGCATCTTCAACTTCGGCGGCCTGAGCGACTACTCTGCGGGCGTCATCATCACCCTGGGCGTGGTGCTTGCGTACACGGTGGTGGGCGGCTTCCTGGCCGTGAGCATGACGGACTTCGTGCAGGGCTGCATCATGATGCTGGCCCTGATCGTCATGCCGGCGGTGGTGCTCTTCGGCGAGGGGGGCGGCGGTTTCTCCCAGGCATCACAAACCCTGCGTGAGGTCGATCCCACGCTACTCTCGTGGACGGAGGGACTGACCATCGTCGGCTGGCTGTCGGCGGTGACCTGGGGGCTGGGGTATTTCGGACAGCCGCACATCATCGTGCGCTTCATGGCCATCCGGTCACAGAAGGATGTTCCCATTGCCCGTAACATCGGCATGAGCTGGATGCTCATCTCCCTGATCGGCGCGGTCTCCCTGGGTATCTTCGGACGCGCCTATGCCGTGCGCAACGGCATGAACGTTGAAGATCCAGAGACCATCTTCATCATCCTGGCGGACCTGCTGTTCCATCCGCTGGTCACCGGCTTCCTCTTTGCGGCCCTGCTCGCCGCAATCATGAGTACCATTTCCAGTCAGCTCCTGGTGTCATCCTCTTCCCTGACGGAGGACTTCTATCGCCTCTTCCTGCGCAAGGAAGCGAAAGAGAAAGAGATCGTCGCCGTTGGCCGGCTTTGTGTCGTGGCGGTGGGGCTGGTGGCCATCGTCATCGCGTCCGACCCGAACTCCAAGGTGCTGGGGCTGGTCAGTAACGCCTGGGCAGGCTTTGGTGCGGCGTTCGGCCCGCTCATCATCCTGTCGCTGATGTGGCCGCGCACCAACGGCGCCGGCGCCCTGGCGGGGATGGTGGTGGGTGCCGTCACCGTCATGCTCTGGATTTCACTGGGCTGGAACGCATCCTTCATGGGGGGACCCGGCGTGTACGAGATCATTCCCGGCTTCATCGCGGCCTTCATTGCCATCCTGGTGGTGAGCAGCGTGACGGCCGATGCCGGTGAATACCAGCAGATCACTCGCTGA
- a CDS encoding ATP-dependent zinc protease, with translation MKELPYTPKAVIGRREMVTLPELHLTLCAKADTGARTSALHAEDIESYEEDGHLWVSFTTRSGGPGTPAHVHRMHLHDRRRVTSSNGQAEWRYVIRTTMQLGTLEFPVELSLTDRRDMRHPMLLGRRALRRLLVAPGVAFLHGEP, from the coding sequence ATGAAAGAACTGCCCTATACGCCCAAGGCGGTGATCGGTCGCCGCGAGATGGTCACCCTGCCGGAGCTTCACCTGACCCTCTGCGCCAAGGCCGATACCGGCGCCCGGACCTCGGCGCTGCACGCCGAGGACATCGAGTCCTATGAAGAGGATGGCCACCTCTGGGTCAGCTTCACCACCCGCAGCGGCGGCCCCGGCACGCCCGCCCACGTCCACCGCATGCACCTGCACGACCGGCGTCGGGTGACCAGCTCCAACGGCCAGGCCGAGTGGCGCTACGTGATCCGCACGACGATGCAACTGGGCACCCTGGAATTCCCGGTGGAACTCAGCCTGACTGACCGCCGCGACATGCGCCACCCGATGCTGCTGGGACGGCGGGCGCTGCGCCGCCTGCTGGTGGCGCCCGGCGTCGCCTTCCTCCACGGCGAACCCTGA
- a CDS encoding AraC family transcriptional regulator, translating to MTSAIRQIPLDTTIHHHAHDFHQIVIGLRGEAQFEIEGLGGSISAFSGCIVPANHLHSFAGTRDNHQLVLDMPRTAFAMTGHQGDLVRLFDAPRFFALDSALRHYLEFLRQELRLLARDGHVPPLHQERLAGTLLGALHARLASEPATSGRRLDLAALDRFIDRHLGDPLRVADLAAEACLSEAHFRERFRQRTGLSPWQYVTRRRLESARHWIQQSRLPLSEIAELTGFTSLSALSRAHRQAFGQPPSQLRRDRRGRLSQRPALADDNA from the coding sequence ATGACCAGTGCCATCCGCCAGATCCCGCTTGACACCACGATCCACCACCACGCTCACGACTTCCACCAGATCGTGATCGGCCTGAGGGGCGAGGCGCAGTTCGAGATCGAGGGATTGGGAGGGTCCATCTCGGCCTTCTCGGGCTGCATCGTGCCGGCCAACCACCTGCACTCCTTTGCCGGCACCCGAGACAACCACCAGCTGGTGCTGGACATGCCCCGCACGGCCTTCGCCATGACGGGCCACCAGGGCGACCTGGTTCGCCTGTTCGATGCGCCACGCTTCTTTGCGCTCGACAGCGCCCTGCGCCACTACCTGGAGTTCCTGCGCCAGGAACTGCGCCTGCTGGCCCGCGACGGACACGTGCCCCCCCTCCATCAGGAGCGACTGGCCGGCACCCTGCTGGGCGCCCTGCATGCCCGCCTGGCCAGCGAGCCGGCGACCTCCGGGCGCCGCCTTGACCTGGCGGCCCTGGACCGCTTCATCGACCGTCACCTGGGCGACCCGCTTCGCGTCGCCGACCTCGCCGCCGAGGCGTGCCTGAGCGAGGCGCACTTCCGCGAACGCTTCCGCCAGCGCACGGGGCTCTCACCCTGGCAGTACGTGACGCGCCGCCGACTGGAGAGCGCCCGCCACTGGATACAGCAGAGCCGGCTGCCGCTGTCCGAGATCGCCGAGCTGACCGGCTTCACCAGCCTGAGCGCCCTGTCTCGGGCGCATCGCCAGGCCTTCGGCCAGCCCCCCAGCCAGCTGCGTCGGGACCGACGCGGTCGGCTCTCCCAACGGCCCGCTCTCGCAGACGACAACGCTTAG